The DNA window TATTTTAATCTAACTTTCTTCATGTCAGTCCTATCGACTCATTCCTTTCTCGCATGAAAACGGAAGAGAGCAGCCGTGTGTCAAGGTGGCTAGTAGAAGCTCGTCTGATGCTGCTTCACTCGCGTTGGAGCTCGTGAATCGTCGACGATCAATAAATCGCgccctctctgtctctctccaCTCAATTCTCATCCTGTCATCCAGATCATCACTTTTGCCAGTATGTATATATTATTGTTGGATTAAATCTACTTGTATTTGccctaatactccctccgtttcaaaatgtttgacaccgttgactttttagcacgtgtttaacattcatcttattcaaaatcaaaaaatttaaataattatttatttttttcatatcatttgattcattgttaaatatactttcatgtacacatatagttttacatattttacaactttttgaataagacgaacggtcaaacacgtgctaaaaagtcaacggtgtcaaatattttgaaacggagggagtattttataaGATGATAATGGCTAAGTTATCCAGATTTCTTGCACGCTACTATCTACTGgtctaaaaaaaagagacaacTAAAGAAAGGAGCCTAAGCTTTAAATGCTTTATTCCTTTCGTAATGCCATCCTTGGAAGCCAATGGAGGCCCTAGGATTGCCCTTTGTTATGAGTACTAGCTAGAATCACATATTTATGTGTGATGGTTTTTCAAGGGGTCTCTACTAATTGGGAAGGAAAAATAATGTGCTTTTCCTATATAGTTGAGATCGATACATTTTTCTCAAACAATTTGCTTATATCTGACGAGCATATATAGATTGATTCGTTTTAGAAAAAATGTACGTGTAACAAATCTTAGACCTTACTACAAATTAActtgcactactagaaaaagcaatTTTCCTGACGTGGGGGGTCTCATTTTCACATGCGGACATGACCCttagagccaaatgaccgcctacaaaaatataaatcggggtgaaatttgatgtccgcctgtgaaaatagacttgaatataaatatacttGCGGGCCctaattttttctaagtcctcaGTCCTCCCCTCCACACCTCTCCTCCTTTCCCCTCAGGCCCTCACCTCGCCAccggcccctcccctcccctctcctcctctcccctcccctcacttctaCTCtccccggcagcggcggcgggcggtggcggtgaagagcggcagcggcgaggaggcgagacAGCGTGGCCGAGGAGGGCGACGGAGGAGGGCGGTGTCGAGGAGGGCGACGGAGTAGGGATGCGAGGCGGCATGGCCGAGGCGGGCGACGAAGGAGGGAGGCGAAgcggcgcggccgaggaggccgccggcggcgccgacggcgtggaGCGGGGACGGCgcgggctaggcggcggcggcggctcccctcccccctccctcccagatctggccagaggagggaggggggaggccggcggtggcgacgacggcgcgggccgggcggcggcggcggcggctcccctcccccgctccctcccagatctgaccggaggagggaggaaggaggccggcggcggcgccgacggcgtggagcggcgacggcgtgggctaggcggcggcggctcccctccccctccctcccagatctgaccggaggagggagggcggaggccggtggcggcgccgacggcgcgggccgggtggcggcggcggggaccgggcggcagcggcggctcccctgccccgctccctcccagatctgaccggaggagggagggaggaggccggcggcggcgccgacggcgtggagcggcgacggtgcgggctaggcagcggcggcggctcccggcgcgggccggcgatttttttttgttcgtttcttctgttttcgcaggcgggccgttgccccgactgcgaaaatcatcaATTTTCGCAGTCGTTGTGGTGCAGGCGAACCTCTCTCCCACCTGcaaaaattagttttgtcagcctgtaaaaatgctttttctagtagtgttgcACTGGACATGCGTAATATATAAGAGAACTCGTTAACCGATTTATTATCAACGGACAAAACTATGGTTTTGTAGCGAATTTGGCGATTAGCTCCTTCAAAACAGAGGGATAGCTTTTGGTCAGATGCTCGAGTCCTCTCTCTCCACGGTATTTCTCAAATTTGCTGGATCATCGAGGAGCTGCcgtctagtactccctccagttttcAAAATGACGAcactattgatttttttatctcgTGTTTGACAAAATTATACAAATATACTAAAATGTCATGCTCTAGTATTTTTCATGATAAAcgtttttaataaaatgaatggtcaaataagtgtaaaaaaaatcaatcacgCCACCTATTAAAAACCGAAGATATCGGAGATAGTACCATCAAAGAGGGaacgagagaaagagagaattCCGACAAGCATCTAAGGAAGGGAGCCTCTGCAAGTTTGCAATCTTTTATTCCTTCAAGCAATGTTTACAATCCTGATAGAAACCGGTCCGAGTAAAAAAACACAAGCTCAGTTTTTTGgccaaaataaaattaaaaaaatcaaagtgagAGTTTAAAATTTTTGACAATATTTACTCGGATTTCATTGGTTTTTATCGATTTATGCACAGTTCCATGAAATCCAAAGATACCGCTAATGAATGTTTATAGATTAGGTATCGCTACTGTAAACCCTGCCTATAAGTAGTCTTGGTTATGCTTATGCCAAACTTGTAATCAGCGAGGCTGGTGTCCTTTGTTCAGTGTGATTTGGTCAAGGCACACCACAACAGTGTAGCGAAACAGTGCCCTTTTACACTATCTGTTCCTTCCgtaaacaaggaaaaaaaaactgaacaacTCCTTGGTTACGGTTtaccttatataaaaaaaaataccactctTCTCACAGATAATTATAATTGAATGGGTTATATTTCATTTgtattattttcttaattcttaCACACAAGTATATTTAGACAATTAGACATTAAGAACTCATATTCCGGACCGCTAATGTTTACGGCGAAAAATAGGCACTGCATGTTTGTGATACCTTCTTCTCATGTGCTCATACCATCAATCACCCATTCACACTCTCATCCTCATAACTCAACCAAAAAGATCTAAAGCCTCTATTTAAGATTATTGAGCGAATTATTGCTACTGATTATCTACTTAcggataaattaaatgttttgacAAATACATTTAAAAAGATAGCTTAAAATATGTGGTTTAAGCAATATTAACAAAAAATAATCCTATTAAGAAAACGTATATTTCGAAATGTGGTGGTACAAATAATCCATTTCAGTAATCCGATCAGTAAGCTTACCAAATCATCATCCTTCTCAAACGGTTCGAGATAAGGGAGGAGGTCCATGACGCCGATTAGCAATCAATCAACCAACCAGCTTACAATTCGGCAACATCACATGAACTCGATTCGAACTAAAGACGCCTCGATAAAAAATCCACTTTCCTTCCTCGTTGGCGTATAAGAGATAAATACGCCTTCTTCCTCGTCTCATAGTACTATACACAAACCAATCATCGCGATCCGCCCTcgcaaacaaaaagaaaaaataaaagaaaaaaagaaaaaacgaaacgaaagcttcttcctcctcccatggAGTCGCTTGCGTCGCAAGCGAAGCCGGCGGCCGTGCTCTGGCTCGCCGGCTTCCTCCAGGCCGCGCGCCTCCACCGCGTCGTCTCCTTCTGCGCCAGGTTTCGCCCGCTCCCTTCTCTTCTCGCCCCACCCCCACCACTGCTTCCCCATCTCGAATTCTCGATTCTTGGCGCGTCGAGATTGGGGCGATTTTGTGGTGGTGGGGAggttttcctcctcctctcaattCGCTGCTCGGTTGCTAACGCTTTTGTCGCGTGCGGATGCAGCTCGAGGCCTCTGTCGGCCAGGATCGCGCAGTGCTTCCTGCTCAACGGGTTCATCTTCCTGGGGAGGTACAGTTTGCTCGTAATTGAGGTTAAAATCTCAGcttaatttgtgtgtgtgtttttttttcgaaatttaTTATGATAGGGGGCGGCCAAAGTTCAATTTGCGTGAGTGACAGAGTAGTTGGGGTATAATTTTGCCTTGTGAAGCAAATTAGCCTGGGGTTAGCGTGCAATCGGCCCATTGCAGTAAAGACTAAAGAGGCTAGAAAATTAGCGAATCGTAGTACATGTCTGAGAATGTTTAGCCTGGGATGCTGTAGGGTCTCTGATGGTGTAGACAAATATGCTCTGCGTTTTGGAATTATTCAGGGCAGTAGGGCACAATGAGCACTTGATTTTTGATATTTCTATTCTCTAGATGAGTCTAAGCGGTCTGTCACTTTGTTTACTCAAGTTCTTCTACTTCGGGATTAGGGGATTTATATGCAATGTCATGATCTTGTTCTCAATATTACTAGCATGGCTGTTTTTCTGTTCCATCTCATTAGTACCCTTTCTAAAATAATTCTTACACTTTATAGCTTGTTAACCCTAAAATCGGTGGTCATTCCAATCCTTTCGTGGATACTGCCTGGGGATTGCAGTCAGTTGCAAGAGCAGCATCTGTGTGATCACACAGTAGCTGTAGCGACCTACTCATTTCTACGCTCTGTTCTTATTCAAATATTCTATGTAAGTTTTTCTCTTTATGCAGTGAAATATATTAAGGATACTGATTGTGTTGcttttttcaaataattgtATAATTACTTTTTAACTTCTGCTGAGACTGGAAGGTTATCAATTAGAAAATAGCAATTGAATGATAGACCATGGTAACTTGTCTTTTCAGTAGCACACTTAAACTTTAATATTATAACTTCAGTAGGTGGTTGCAGAACTCATGACTTTTGTTACAATGATGGTTCAAAAAGGATATGCTTTCTCTTCAAGGCCGGAAGCCTCAATTATATTTCCCAGTGACATCTTGatgttttatatgaaaattccTAGATGCAAAATAAGAGTAGTTTTTTTCCCCTGATTCCCTGGAAATAACTTCTGTTTTCTGTTAATTTACCTCCCCACCATGACCTTCAGTACTTTATATAGTTTAGTACCTTAATTTATATATGTCCATTATTACATACTTGacaaataaaaaggagaaaatcaAAGTGTTGTGTATTTCTGTTATATGTGGGTTTCTTATAACAGAATATCCTTTTCAGGTATTATGGTTTTATCCACTTTACATCTTCAGCTTCGTGTTGAGTACACTTTGGTACGTTTAGTCTCTGTCCACACTGGATATCTTACTTCCCTTGTTGGCCATACTAGTGGTTTACTTTTCCTTTAAAGGGCAAACACATGGATTGAGTTGATAGCAGAATTACCTAGCAGCAATTGATATAGTATCTGTTTTTACAATAAGTAAATAGAGAAACACAGAATGATCATAACAATGGTACTATGCATGTATGAGCCTATCATACCACAATTAAATCAGTGAATTTCTGTTGAACTTTAGTGCTTCTAAATGTCAGTATTACAATATTTGGTTCAGAAGTTACCCATTTTCAATTTGTGGTACATTTGTTGATTCATACTCTGGGATTATGAGCTCAAACATAAAATGTTTCAGTAAGCCTCCTCAGGGCATTATCATAAATTGCAAAACTTTCTGTTGGATGCACGACGGCACCCACTTTCTGTTTCTTTTATCACCTCATTGATGGTGTTTCGCATAGTTTCATTTGGTAAAACCCACCTGTCTTGTAAGATATTACTGCAGAATTAAGAATCACTGAGTAATCAGATCAAAAGTGTTACAGTAATCTTGTATAGACATTTGTATTAGCAACATAGCTTGAAAATATTCAGATGAGTTTGTAACTCCTATATTTTTGTAACATGCAGATATAATTACTCTCTTTATGCTTTCATTTCTCTAAATCTTAAGTGAGTTCTCTGTGTTGCAGTCCTTGGGTAGTTGGGTTCCAACACTAAACTGTGATTAATAAAATCTAAACCTCGATTTACTCATAGAAACTTATTTACAATTTCTCTATGGAAAGCTcaattcttgattttttttttctgcattgtTAAATTATTACAGGTATGGACTATTGTTTTACCATCCTCAAGATTCCCATATTTCATATACTAAACAGTGGTGAGCCCAATTGTACCTTTTGTAACGTTGGCCATCTCACGTCAGGTATAATGACATTGCTAAGCGTGCTTTGGATGTTGTGAAAAGAAAGAGCCTAGATGCAACTAAAGCATTGGATGCTCACACCATATCTGAATCAACAGAGAAACCTGAAGGATTTGATGAGTAGGTTCACATGAAAACTTGTTGATTGCTTGTTGTTTTTTCATGTTCTGCATGTTGACATGCTATTGTTAGGGTTGCAATTGGTATTGGAGAACAGGTCTATTCAATTCTTCTTTTAACTATTTTCTTTATTGAGGTATGTTTCTTTGCTCATGTCTTTTCATTTGTCATGACTCCCTTCACATTTAATTTCACAGAACATGTTTTTTGGCACCTCGTGCTCATTTAAGCTTATCTAGTGCTATTCTTTTATGCTATCTTTTTCCACTGATATTTAAGTTGATGCTTTACAGGTTTCAGTGATTGGTTACATACCTTACTTTGGGAAGCCTATGAATTTCCTGCTATTATCTTTGATGTATGCCTACTACTGCTTCGAGTATGTACATCTTAATGTCTTTAAGCATTCTTTCAACTCCCTATGTCTTATACATTTGCCAGGTTACTTTATTGTTGtaaatttattcaaactttTCTTGTCAGGTACAAGTGGAACTTCTTTGCAGTGAGCCTGAATGAGCGGCTTGATTTCTTTGAGTCAAATTGGGCCTTTTTTGCTGGATTCGGTATGTTGATGATCAGTCATTGCATATGGTGCAAAATATATGCTTTTGCCTTCTTAGGCCATGATGCGCTGCCTGTTTCAGCTTTGGACTATAATGCAAAGTGATTTTGCATTTTAAAGTTTTGATTTTTAAGAGTAATTTAGGTAGATTTTTACTTGTATTCTTAGCGATCTCAAAAAGATAACTGGACAAAAGTCACAAAAGAGAACTCCTAAAATCCTTATGATTATTCAAATGTAATTGTTGGAAAAGTAATCTAAACTATAAACCTTTTTATTTCTTGTGCATATGTTCTTGGCAAGAAATACATGCATCTCTAATCGCCTTTATGGAAAGTGTTAGTACTTATGGGATCTTAATTCTCTCAGCTTGTGATCATCATGCTTAGCAGTTAGCAGATAAGTCATCTATTGGAAGTAATCCTGTACCAAGCTGAACGTTGAGCAAATTTCTTGTAATTTTCATGGACAAATATATGTCGGATAGGTTCTCAGGCAGTCCTAGCCATTTGCGGCACACATGTTCCTTATAAAGTTTGCAAGATCCTACATAACTGGCCATTGTTGATCTGTTACCTTTATAAATGGCATATGTTACTATGTAATTCTGTTTCTGTACATTGTTCAACTTACTCCGTATATGCTAGCATTTACCCCATATGTGATTCTGACATGTTCTTTGATACCATTTTTATATAGGTAGTCCATGTGTACTTccaattttcttcttctctcctcttacAAGTTATGGTGTAATGGCAATACTTTATCCACTGGTATGGAGAAACACTCACTAGCAGCATTTTTTTGTTTCCATTTAAACAGCATGCAGACATACTTGCTCTTGTAAAATAGGTATAGAAGCTAGACATGGAAAATACCTTAAAAGCACTAACTCATAATGCCATTCCCATTTCTTATTTGGGCCAATTTGTTTGGTTCCATCACAAAAAACACAGAGTTGGAAAATACTGTCACACCTGTCATTGACAATTGGGTCCAGACACCTCATGTCATGAGTTATGTCACACCTCATGTCATTCTTACATATGATGTTAAATTGTAACTCATTTATCTCTACGATGGTATTTTCCAAATTCTCTTATTAAAAAGAACCCAATTCGCAATTCTACATCCAGTCCTTTTCTCCACCGAAACTGGTGTGGAAACTGGATGAGAAAACAGTATCTGCCTTTGTTCCCTTCCatctaataaaataatatttcccATCCAACACATTCTGAGTGCAGTTATGCAATGTTGTCTGTTGCAGTTTGTATTGACTGCTGCAGGTACCCAAGCAGAAAAAGTAATTGATCAACTGAAACCTTCGCATGGAGG is part of the Oryza glaberrima chromosome 4, OglaRS2, whole genome shotgun sequence genome and encodes:
- the LOC127772179 gene encoding protein EI24 homolog; amino-acid sequence: MESLASQAKPAAVLWLAGFLQAARLHRVVSFCASSRPLSARIAQCFLLNGFIFLGSLLTLKSVVIPILSWILPGDCSQLQEQHLCDHTVAVATYSFLRSVLIQIFYVLWFYPLYIFSFVLSTLWYNDIAKRALDVVKRKSLDATKALDAHTISESTEKPEGFDEVAIGIGEQVYSILLLTIFFIEVSVIGYIPYFGKPMNFLLLSLMYAYYCFEYKWNFFAVSLNERLDFFESNWAFFAGFGSPCVLPIFFFSPLTSYGVMAILYPLFVLTAAGTQAEKVIDQLKPSHGGKLQRIPVFFIAKRLTTQVLQLFPEVQKEQ